In Rhodospirillum rubrum ATCC 11170, a genomic segment contains:
- the dnaJ gene encoding molecular chaperone DnaJ — protein MTKRDFYEVLGVSKGASNDEIKKSYRTLAMRYHPDRNPNDAEAEANFREVNTAYEVLKDEQKRAAYDRFGHAAFEQAGAGRGAGDFGFGAGFADIFDEMFGEFMGGGRRGGSTAMRGADLRYNMEISLEEAFAGKKTTVHVPTSVSCESCRGSGSKGGAAPDGCPTCHGSGRVRAQQGFFTIERTCPTCHGQGKVIRDPCPDCAGSGRQRREKTLEVTIPAGVEEGTRIRLAGEGEAGLRGAPSGDLYIFLTIAPHRIFLRDGANIACKVPIPMTTAALGGTIEVPTIDGGRAAVTIPQGTQTGNQFRLRSKGMSVLRSASRGDMFVHAVVETPVNLTKRQEELLREFEEAGDKDTAHSPESSSFFKKVKEFWEDIAG, from the coding sequence ATGACCAAACGCGATTTCTATGAGGTCCTCGGCGTGTCTAAGGGCGCGTCGAACGACGAGATCAAAAAGTCCTACCGCACGCTCGCCATGCGGTATCACCCGGACCGCAATCCCAATGACGCGGAAGCCGAAGCCAATTTCCGCGAAGTCAACACCGCCTATGAGGTTCTGAAGGACGAGCAGAAGCGCGCCGCCTATGACCGCTTCGGTCATGCCGCCTTCGAGCAGGCCGGGGCCGGTCGTGGCGCCGGCGACTTCGGCTTTGGCGCCGGATTCGCCGATATCTTCGACGAGATGTTCGGCGAGTTCATGGGCGGCGGCCGACGCGGCGGCTCGACCGCCATGCGCGGCGCCGATCTGCGCTATAATATGGAGATCTCCCTCGAGGAGGCCTTCGCCGGCAAGAAGACCACCGTCCACGTTCCCACCAGCGTGTCGTGCGAGTCCTGCCGGGGCTCGGGCTCCAAGGGCGGCGCGGCGCCTGATGGCTGTCCGACCTGTCATGGCAGCGGCCGGGTTCGCGCCCAGCAGGGCTTCTTCACTATCGAACGCACCTGTCCGACCTGCCACGGCCAGGGCAAGGTCATCCGTGACCCCTGCCCCGACTGCGCCGGTTCGGGCCGTCAGCGCCGGGAAAAGACCCTTGAGGTCACCATCCCCGCCGGCGTCGAGGAAGGAACCCGCATCCGACTGGCCGGCGAGGGTGAGGCCGGATTGCGTGGCGCCCCTTCGGGCGATCTCTATATTTTCCTGACCATCGCCCCCCATCGCATCTTCCTGCGCGATGGCGCGAATATCGCCTGCAAGGTGCCTATTCCGATGACCACCGCCGCCCTGGGCGGCACCATCGAGGTGCCGACGATCGACGGCGGCCGGGCGGCGGTGACCATTCCCCAGGGCACCCAGACCGGCAATCAGTTCCGTCTGCGGTCCAAGGGCATGAGCGTACTGCGCAGCGCCTCGCGCGGCGACATGTTCGTTCATGCGGTGGTGGAAACCCCGGTCAATCTGACCAAGCGTCAGGAGGAGTTGCTGCGCGAATTCGAGGAGGCCGGCGACAAGGACACCGCCCACAGCCCCGAATCGTCGAGCTTCTTCAAGAAGGTCAAGGAATTCTGGGAAGACATCGCCGGCTGA
- the dnaK gene encoding molecular chaperone DnaK, which translates to MSKVIGIDLGTTNSCVAVMDGKDVRVIENAEGARTTPSQVAFTESGERLVGQPAKRQAVTNPENTLFAIKRLIGRRYSDPTVEKDKGLVPYRIVKGDNGDAWVQTRDEKYAPSQLSAFILQKMKETAEAHLGEPVTQAVITVPAYFNDSQRQATKDAGKIAGLEVLRIINEPTAAALAYGMDKKNTGTIAVFDLGGGTFDVSVLEIGDGVFEVKSTNGDTFLGGEDFDARIIDYLASEFKKEQGIDLRTDRLALQRLKEAAEKAKIELSSSMQTEVNLPFITADQAGPKHLNIKLTRAKLEALVDDLVQRTVEPCRKALADAGIKASEIDEVILVGGMTRMPKVQQVVKDFFGREPHKGVNPDEVVAMGAAIQGGVLKGDVKDVLLLDVTPLSLGIETLGGVFTRLIDRNTTIPTRKSQTFSTAEDSQTAVTIRVFQGEREMAADNKMLGQFDLVGLPSAPRGVPQIEVTFDIDANGIVNVSAKDKATGKEQAIRIQASGGLSDNDIERMVKEAELNAEADRKRKEAVEARNHADGLIHATEKNLKEYGDKIPAEDKAKVEGDLTALKAVLDSEDAESIKAKTDALMQSAMKLGEAAYSAGQSAEGAPHAAGAEASAQSRTDDGVVDADFEEVDEKKGH; encoded by the coding sequence ATGAGCAAGGTTATCGGCATCGACCTCGGCACGACGAATTCGTGCGTTGCCGTTATGGACGGCAAGGATGTCCGGGTTATCGAGAACGCGGAAGGGGCGCGTACCACGCCCTCGCAGGTCGCTTTCACTGAATCGGGCGAACGTCTGGTCGGCCAGCCGGCCAAGCGCCAGGCGGTGACCAATCCCGAGAATACCCTGTTTGCGATCAAGCGCCTGATCGGACGGCGCTATAGCGACCCCACGGTCGAGAAGGACAAGGGCCTCGTTCCCTACCGGATCGTCAAGGGCGACAATGGCGACGCCTGGGTTCAGACCCGCGACGAGAAATACGCCCCGAGCCAGCTTTCCGCCTTCATCTTGCAAAAGATGAAAGAGACCGCCGAAGCCCATCTGGGCGAGCCGGTGACCCAGGCGGTGATCACCGTTCCGGCCTATTTCAACGATTCCCAGCGTCAGGCGACCAAGGACGCCGGCAAGATCGCCGGTCTTGAGGTGCTGCGCATCATCAACGAGCCGACGGCCGCCGCCCTGGCCTATGGCATGGACAAGAAGAACACCGGAACCATCGCCGTCTTCGACCTTGGCGGCGGTACCTTCGACGTGTCCGTGCTGGAAATCGGCGATGGCGTCTTCGAAGTGAAGTCGACCAACGGCGATACCTTCCTGGGCGGCGAGGACTTCGACGCCCGGATCATCGACTATCTGGCGAGCGAGTTCAAAAAAGAGCAGGGCATCGACTTGCGGACCGATCGTCTGGCCCTTCAGCGTTTGAAGGAAGCCGCCGAAAAGGCCAAGATCGAGCTGTCGAGCTCGATGCAGACCGAGGTCAATCTGCCCTTCATCACCGCCGATCAGGCCGGTCCGAAGCATCTGAACATCAAGCTGACCCGGGCCAAGCTCGAGGCGCTGGTCGATGATCTGGTCCAGCGCACGGTCGAGCCGTGCCGCAAGGCCCTGGCCGACGCTGGCATTAAGGCCAGCGAGATCGACGAGGTGATCCTGGTCGGCGGCATGACCCGCATGCCCAAGGTCCAGCAGGTGGTCAAGGACTTCTTCGGCCGCGAGCCCCACAAGGGCGTCAACCCCGATGAAGTCGTGGCCATGGGCGCGGCCATTCAGGGCGGCGTGCTCAAGGGCGACGTCAAGGACGTGCTGCTGCTCGACGTGACCCCGTTGTCGCTGGGCATCGAGACCCTGGGCGGCGTGTTCACCCGGCTGATCGACCGCAACACCACCATCCCGACCCGCAAGTCCCAGACCTTCTCGACGGCCGAGGATAGTCAGACGGCCGTGACCATCCGGGTCTTCCAGGGCGAGCGCGAGATGGCCGCCGACAACAAGATGCTGGGCCAGTTCGATCTGGTGGGGCTGCCCTCGGCGCCGCGCGGCGTGCCGCAGATCGAGGTGACCTTCGACATCGACGCCAACGGCATCGTCAATGTCAGCGCCAAGGACAAGGCGACGGGCAAGGAGCAGGCGATCCGCATCCAGGCTTCGGGCGGGCTGTCGGACAACGACATCGAGCGCATGGTCAAGGAAGCCGAACTGAACGCCGAGGCCGACCGCAAGCGCAAGGAGGCGGTGGAAGCCCGCAACCACGCCGATGGTCTGATCCATGCCACCGAGAAGAACCTCAAGGAATACGGTGACAAGATTCCGGCCGAGGACAAGGCGAAGGTCGAAGGCGATCTGACGGCTCTCAAGGCCGTTCTCGACTCCGAGGACGCCGAATCGATCAAGGCCAAGACCGATGCCTTGATGCAGTCGGCGATGAAGCTGGGCGAAGCCGCCTATAGCGCCGGCCAGTCGGCCGAGGGCGCCCCCCATGCCGCCGGCGCCGAGGCTTCGGCCCAGAGCCGCACCGACGATGGGGTGGTCGACGCCGACTTCGAGGAAGTCGACGAGAAAAAAGGCCACTAA
- a CDS encoding DUF1178 family protein yields MIRYSLECANEHVAEQWFDNIADYEAKAAAGALVCPICGDTHVVKSLMAPSIGASRATAAPPAHAPCSGEGCGGGLCPAMAGL; encoded by the coding sequence ATGATCCGTTATAGCCTGGAATGTGCGAACGAGCATGTCGCCGAACAATGGTTCGACAACATCGCCGATTACGAGGCCAAGGCCGCCGCCGGCGCCCTGGTCTGCCCGATCTGCGGCGATACCCATGTGGTCAAAAGCCTGATGGCGCCCAGCATCGGCGCCTCCCGGGCGACCGCCGCCCCGCCGGCCCACGCCCCTTGCAGCGGCGAAGGCTGTGGCGGCGGCCTGTGCCCGGCGATGGCCGGCCTGTAA
- a CDS encoding DUF1848 domain-containing protein, which yields MILSASYRCDIPAFFGPWFLARLAEGEVVVPNPYGGRPSRVSLRPGDVDGFVFWTRNARPFLPALERVAALGIPFVIHYTMTGLPAVLDGATPPPAQALAVMAQIRRRYGAKALVWRYDPIVFSSLTEAAHHRATFAALAQAVARDGLADEVVMSVLQPYRKAVRRLDRLTDLSWRDPAEEEKRALLTELAAIARDLRLRPSLCAQPALLGPGLAEAACVDGARLSAVAGRAIATKPRPHRACCGCVQSRDIGGYDSCAHGCVYCYAVGSQERARRAVASHAPFPSPPPDPFDDPKRPPGR from the coding sequence ATGATCCTATCGGCGAGTTACCGCTGCGATATTCCGGCTTTCTTCGGCCCGTGGTTCCTCGCCCGTCTGGCCGAGGGCGAGGTTGTTGTACCCAATCCCTATGGCGGGCGGCCGAGCCGGGTCTCCCTGCGCCCGGGCGATGTCGACGGCTTCGTTTTCTGGACGCGCAACGCCCGGCCGTTTCTGCCGGCCCTGGAGCGGGTGGCCGCGCTCGGCATCCCCTTCGTCATCCACTACACGATGACCGGGTTGCCCGCCGTTCTTGACGGGGCGACGCCGCCGCCGGCCCAGGCTTTGGCGGTGATGGCCCAGATCCGCCGGCGCTATGGCGCCAAGGCGCTGGTCTGGCGCTATGATCCCATCGTCTTTTCCAGCCTGACTGAAGCCGCTCACCACCGCGCCACCTTCGCCGCCCTCGCCCAAGCCGTGGCCAGGGACGGCTTGGCCGATGAGGTGGTGATGTCGGTTCTTCAACCCTATCGCAAGGCGGTCCGCCGCCTGGACCGGCTGACCGATCTAAGCTGGCGCGATCCCGCCGAGGAGGAGAAGCGCGCCCTGCTGACCGAGTTGGCCGCCATCGCCCGCGATCTGCGCCTGCGCCCAAGCCTCTGCGCCCAGCCCGCCCTGCTCGGCCCCGGCCTTGCCGAGGCCGCCTGTGTCGATGGCGCCCGGCTGTCGGCGGTGGCGGGTCGGGCGATCGCCACCAAGCCGCGTCCCCACCGGGCGTGCTGCGGCTGCGTTCAGTCGCGCGACATCGGCGGCTACGACAGTTGCGCCCATGGCTGCGTCTATTGCTATGCGGTGGGCAGCCAGGAGCGCGCCCGCCGCGCCGTCGCCAGCCATGCGCCCTTCCCCTCGCCGCCGCCGGACCCGTTCGATGATCCCAAACGCCCTCCCGGCAGGTGA
- a CDS encoding Bax inhibitor-1/YccA family protein — translation MVYDVRREHLSRGQAGVATDAQVDAGLRTYMLRVYNYLASGLALSGVIAMSVVYTPLSAAFYQVSPEGQLMGLNMLGMIAVFAPLGLLFLAMFAAQKMSAAASQMFYWAFVALQGVSLSTLLLVYTGESIVRVFFITAGTFAALSLYGYTTKRDLAGFGKFLFMGLIGMLLAAVVNIFLGSSMLQFVVSAVGVLVFSGLIAYDTQAIKERYYDGLGRDSETKMAVFSALALYLNFINLLQFLLYFLGNRE, via the coding sequence ATGGTCTACGACGTCAGACGTGAGCATCTGTCACGCGGCCAGGCCGGGGTCGCGACGGACGCCCAGGTGGATGCCGGCCTTCGTACTTACATGCTGCGTGTGTACAACTACCTGGCATCGGGGCTCGCCTTGTCGGGCGTCATCGCCATGTCGGTGGTCTACACGCCGCTCAGCGCCGCCTTTTATCAGGTCTCGCCCGAAGGGCAGCTGATGGGCCTGAACATGCTGGGCATGATCGCGGTCTTCGCGCCGCTCGGCCTGCTGTTCCTGGCGATGTTCGCCGCTCAGAAAATGAGCGCCGCGGCCTCGCAGATGTTCTATTGGGCCTTCGTCGCCCTGCAGGGCGTCAGCCTGTCGACCCTTCTGCTGGTTTACACCGGCGAAAGCATCGTGCGGGTGTTCTTCATCACCGCCGGTACCTTCGCCGCGCTCAGCCTTTATGGCTATACGACCAAGCGCGACCTTGCCGGCTTTGGCAAGTTCCTGTTCATGGGGTTGATCGGCATGCTTCTGGCTGCCGTGGTCAATATCTTCCTGGGCAGCAGCATGCTGCAGTTCGTGGTTTCCGCGGTTGGCGTTCTGGTGTTCTCGGGGTTGATCGCCTATGACACCCAGGCCATCAAGGAGCGTTATTACGACGGTCTTGGCCGCGACAGCGAAACCAAGATGGCGGTGTTCAGCGCTCTCGCCCTCTATCTGAACTTCATCAACCTGTTGCAGTTCCTGCTCTACTTCCTGGGTAACCGCGAGTAG
- a CDS encoding J domain-containing protein: protein MVAELKQSYTIPCASVFRDAVLALALRRRVNVGDLARSVMLVVAPDDIAGFADPGDAPPGDREEVILKSGPSAGRPWRRKPRLQVRMAPGVDWRILRKALAMALAMDEGRLKVRVDDKTELAARVAEAVAVERDRLGVMLAAARARDERPLTQAREEIARLRAAIDVLVTEPLPGGVGSRLDALFVLGFPPGTTPDPAEVTARFRLLATIHHPDSDLGSHARMSQLNQAVAYLRGR, encoded by the coding sequence ATGGTGGCCGAGCTCAAGCAGTCCTATACGATCCCCTGCGCCAGCGTCTTTCGCGACGCGGTCCTGGCCCTCGCCCTGCGGCGGCGGGTCAATGTCGGCGACCTCGCCCGCTCGGTGATGCTGGTGGTCGCCCCGGACGATATCGCCGGCTTTGCCGATCCCGGCGACGCCCCGCCCGGCGACCGGGAAGAGGTGATCTTGAAATCGGGTCCCTCGGCGGGCCGGCCGTGGCGGCGCAAGCCTCGCCTGCAGGTCAGGATGGCCCCCGGTGTCGACTGGCGCATCCTGCGCAAGGCCCTGGCCATGGCTTTGGCCATGGACGAGGGGCGGCTGAAGGTTCGTGTCGATGACAAGACGGAGCTGGCGGCGCGGGTGGCCGAAGCCGTCGCCGTCGAGCGCGACCGCTTGGGAGTGATGCTGGCGGCGGCGCGGGCCAGGGACGAGCGGCCCTTGACCCAGGCGCGCGAGGAGATCGCCCGGCTGCGGGCGGCGATCGATGTTCTGGTGACCGAACCGTTGCCCGGCGGCGTCGGCAGTCGGCTCGATGCCTTGTTCGTGCTGGGGTTTCCGCCGGGGACCACCCCCGATCCGGCGGAGGTGACCGCCCGCTTCCGCCTGCTCGCCACCATCCACCACCCCGACAGCGACCTGGGAAGCCACGCGCGGATGAGCCAGCTCAATCAGGCGGTCGCCTATCTGCGCGGCCGGTGA